A part of Hippopotamus amphibius kiboko isolate mHipAmp2 chromosome 16, mHipAmp2.hap2, whole genome shotgun sequence genomic DNA contains:
- the CEBPA gene encoding CCAAT/enhancer-binding protein alpha codes for MESADFYEAEPRPPMSSHLQSPPHAPGSAAFGFPRGAGPAQPPAPPAAPEPLGGICEHETSIDISAYIDPAAFNDEFLADLFQHSRQQEKAKAAAAPAGGGGDFDYPGAPVGPGGAVMPGGAHGPPPGYSCPATGYLDGRLEPLYERVGAPALRPLVIKQEPREEDEAKQLALAGLFPYQPPPPPPPPHSHPPPAHLAAPHLQFQIAHCGQTTMHLQPGHPTPPPTPVPSPHPAPALGAAGLPGPGGALKGLAAAHPDLRAGGGGGGGVGKAKKSVDKNSNEYRVRRERNNIAVRKSRDKAKQRNVETQQKVLELTSDNDRLRKRVEQLSRELDTLRGIFRQLPESSLVKAMGNCA; via the coding sequence ATGGAGTCGGCCGACTTCTACGAGGCGGAGCCGCGGCCCCCGATGAGCAGCCACCTCCAGAGCCCCCCGCACGCGCCCGGCAGCGCCGCCTTCGGCTTTCCCCGGGGCGCGGGCCCCGcgcagccccccgccccacctgccGCCCCGGAGCCGCTGGGCGGCATCTGCGAACACGAGACGTCCATCGACATCAGCGCCTACATCGACCCGGCCGCCTTCAACGACGAGTTCCTGGCCGACCTGTTCCAGCACAGCCGGCAGCAGGAGAAGGCCAAGGCGGCCGCGGCCCCCGCTGGAGGCGGCGGCGACTTTGACTACCCAGGCGCCCCCGTGGGCCCCGGCGGCGCCGTCATGCCCGGGGGGGCGCACGGCCCCCCTCCCGGCTACAGCTGCCCGGCGACCGGCTACCTGGACGGCAGGCTGGAGCCCCTGTACGAGCGCGTCGGGGCGCCGGCGCTGCGGCCGCTGGTAATCAAGCAGGAGCCGCGCGAGGAGGACGAGGCGAAGCAGCTGGCGCTGGCTGGCCTCTTTCCCTAccagcccccgccgcccccgccgcccccgcacTCGCACCCGCCGCCCGCGCACCTGGCCGCCCCGCACCTGCAGTTCCAGATCGCGCACTGCGGCCAGACCACCATGCACCTGCAGCCCGGCCACCCCACGCCGCCGCCCACGCCCGTGCCCAGCCCGCACCCAGCGCCCGCGCTCGGCGCCGCTGGCCTGCCAGGCCCCGGCGGCGCGCTCAAGGGGCTGGCCGCCGCGCACCCCGACCtgcgcgcgggcggcggcggcggcggcggcgtagGCAAAGCCAAGAAGTCCGTGGACAAGAACAGCAACGAGTACCGGGTGCGGCGCGAGCGCAACAACATCGCGGTGCGCAAGAGCCGGGACAAGGCCAAGCAGCGCAACGTGGAGACGCAGCAAAAGGTGCTGGAGCTGACCAGTGACAATGACCGCCTGCGCAAGCGGGTGGAACAGCTGAGCCGCGAACTGGACACGCTGCGGGGCATCTTCCGCCAGCTGCCCGAGAGCTCCCTGGTCAAGGCCATGGGCAACTGCGCGTGA